In the genome of Massilia sp. W12, the window AAGCCAGCCAGAGCGTCGCCGCGCAACACAAGATACGCAAAAACGGGCGTGCGCTGTTGCTGCGATAAATAATCAGGCTGAACAGCCAGCTGCCCATCAGCGCGCACAAGCTCAACATCAGGCACAAGCCCTTGAGCGCCACCTCGCCAAATCCAGTCGGGCCATCGCTTCTGATCACAAACACCACTTTCAAAAACGGCATCAAGAGCAATATTTGCAAGAGATTATTGTGCAGCGCATAAAAGGTTTTTTGCCGTTGCGTCAATTGCGGCTGGGGCGGGTTTTCCTGGTGCATGGCGAATGATGGAAAAAAGTGCGCATCAAGACTGTTCTTGAAACAATTCCTGATACGCTTGATGTGCGGGATGAAAAGTATATTCTGGAAGTGAGCCGTTAAGACCATAGGTGACGCTCATCAGCAGTTGTTCATAATGCGATTCAATATCGTCCTTAAAGAAATGATCGCGCCGGTCTTCCTGATAGTCTTTATTCAATTTTTCATGGCTGCGGTAATACTCCCTGATTAAGCTATCACAGTGCTTTTTCTTTACAAGCGCAGTGCCATGCGTTTGCACCAGTTGCTGAAATGCCGCCTTATTTGAGGGCGGCGTTTGCACCACATAATGCTCGGTGCATAAAGTGAAATTACCGCCTTCGCTTCTTGGCAATATCTGTTGAGAATCCAACTGCTGTAAATGAAAAACCTCAGTCGGCCCCGGCGCCGGTTTGGAACAGGCTTGCAGAAAAATAAGGCAGGCAATGCACAGGGATGCATATTGCTTCATGCCAAACTCCCGGCGAAAGGGTAGTCAAATACCGCCTTGGTAATAAATGGCTTATACGCAAAATTGACATAATGCTGCAGGATAAACCAGGCGCGGAAGCCGCCCAAATTGCCATACACCTTGCTGTAATCCACATCCGGCACGTCCAGACCAAAGTGATCAAATAAAGAAATGCGCAACGTGCCGGCATACTCTTTGCCGGACATCCCATAGCCGGTCAATTCAACACGCCAAGCCCAGACATCATTGATGGCAATTGTCAAACCGCCTGCGATATCGGACTTATCATTGAACACCAGCTTGCTTTTAATTTGAAAATCTTCATTGACGACAATTTTATTCGGATCGCCCTGACGCTTTTTTAAAACAGGATGGATTGCAGCCAGCACTTCTTGAGAAAATTTCAGATAACGGTGGTGGCCGGCAATTGCTGTATTCAGTTCTTTGCTGCTGAAATCGCAACCGCTGCTGCCTTGAAAATGGTCAATCATTTTTTGAATATTGATCTGCAAATTCCCCATGGAAAACAGCGATGCCATCTCGCGCAAAGAAGCAAAATATGTCCGTGCGGGCAGATGTTCAATAAAATCCAAGCGAAAATTCCAGCGCAAGGCGCGGATTTGTTCCGCGCTGTAGTCGCCATAGCGCAAATCATCGGCAAGGCCGGTATCGTTGTAATTTCGCCCCGGCTTCTTTTGAGATTGCGCCAGCAACAGCGGCTGCGCCAGGGTGCGCATGTTCAGATACGAGCCGAAACGGCTGATGTCGCCTGGCGTCAACTGTGCTCCTGGAGCCAAGGCGCCAGCACCGCTCAATGGCGAATTGGATAATCCGGGGAAATTGCTCAAAACAGGCTCCTGAAGAAAGCGGGCGAAGCAGCACCGCAGCTGAGGGTTATGGATACTGTATGCTTGCTTGCAAGAATGATACAAGCTGTCATGTTTGGCAGTATCCATCCACCAAAAAATAAATATATGCTAACATTATTTTCCTGTCATACAACATCCATTCTCCCACCATTTCCCTGCACACGATGAACAACAGCGCAACAGAACACATCATCAGCTTGCTCAACGGCGGCGGCAAACGTCTGTTGAAACTGTATTTTCCGCGCGAAGACGGGCCTGACGCCGGCTTGCTGGTCAACCGCTTGGTGGCGGACGAAGGCGTATCGCGCGATTTTTGCTATACCGTCACCTTGTTGTCGGATGACAGTGAAATCGAGCTGAAAGATGTGCTGGGGCGCATGGTCTGCGTCGAATTGCAGTGCGAAGGACGCACGCAACGCTATTTCAATGGCTATTGCTTTGAATTTGAGCGCACCGATGTGCAACAGAACCTGTCGGTGTACAAAATGGTGTTGCGGCCCTGGCTGGCGTTTTTCAAACTGCGCCGCAATCATCATATTTTTCACGACATGACCATTACCGAGCAGAGCAAGGAAATCTTCCTCTACTCCGGCACCGCCAGCCATGATTTTATGATCAAACAAGGCGACCCGAAACGCACTTTTTCCTGCCAATACGGCGAAACCGATTACAACTATCTGCACCGGCGCTGGGAGGAAATGGGTTGGCATTACTGGTATGAACACAGCCTGAACGGGCACCGTTTGATCATCAGCGACAATTCCTGCACCTCGCGCCCGCTGGATGGCAAACTCAAGCTGATGCTGCACCACGACGGCGGCGCCACCAAAGAAGACCGCATCCACAGCTGGGAACCGCAGCGCCAGGCGGTGGCCGGCAAAGTGGAATACGCCAGCTACGACTTTAAAAACCCCGACCCGCAATTAGCGGCGCACAAGAGCACACATGAGCAAGGCGATGTGTTCAAAATTGAAGTCTATGCGTATCAGGGTTTATACGGCTTCAAAGAACGCGAACATGGCGCGCAAATGACGCGTCGGCATATGGAGCAAATCGAATCCGCCGCCAAAAATTTTGAAGGACGCGGCGAGTGCCGCACGATGCAAGCCGGACGCTATTTCCAGCTGGGCATGGCGTATCACACGCCGGGCAATGAGGCTGACATGGAATTTTTCATCACCGATGTGTTCCATGTGGTGGACAATAATTATCTGAACGGCAGTGGCGCGCACGCCACTTACGACAACCGTTTCCGCTGCCTGCGCCGGCGCATTCCCTGGCGCCCGCAGCAGGGTTTCAACAGCGAAGCAGCGCCCGATCCGGGCATGGACACCGCGACCGTGGTCGGCCCCGATGGCGAAGAGATTCACACCGATAAATATGGCCGCATCAAAGTCCAATTTCACTGGGATCGGATTGGTGAATTCAATGAAAAGAGCTGCGCCTGGCTGCGCGTGATGACGCCCTGGGCGCAAAACCAGTTCGGCATCATCGCCCTGCCGCGCGTCGGCAGTGAAGTGGTGGTGCAATTCCTGCAAGGCAATCCCGACCGCCCCCTGGTGCTGGGACAGGTGTACAACGAACGCCATATGCCGCCCTGGGCTTTACCGATGAACCGCACGCAAAGCGGAATTTTAACGCGCTCCAGCAAGGGCGGCACACCGGCCAATGCCAACGCCCTGCGTTTTGAGGACAAAAAGGGGGAAGAGGAAGTCTGGTTGCATGCAGAAAAAAATCAGCGCATCGAAGTTGAACATGACGAATCGCACTGGGTGGGACATGACCGCAGCAAAAAAGTGGATCATGACGAAACCGTGGTGATCAAAAACAACCGGCGCGAAAATGTGGGCAATGATGAAACCATCAACATCAACCACAACCGCACCGAAACCGTGGGCAATAATGAGAGCATTACGGTGGAAAAAGATCGCACCATCGAGATCAAGCAAAACGAGCGCATCACGATTGGCAAAGTACAGATCACGAAAGCTGGCGAACATATGGAATTTGTGTGCGGCGCGGCTAAAATCGTTTTACAAAGCGATGGCGGGATTTATCTGCACGGCACGCATATTGAAATCCAGGGCAGCCAGGCGATTAATGCGGATGGCGGCATGGTCTTCATCAACGACGGCAAATCAAAAGCGCCGCCCAAGGCGTAAGGAGCAGCGATGGGAAAACCGGCAGCCAGAATCGGCGATATGCATGTTCGGCCCGGCGGCGGCGGGCCGATTGTGGAGGGTTGCGTCACGGTGATCATCGCCGGCATGCCAGCCGCGCGCACCGGCGACAAAGCCGTCTGCGCGCCCGGCATGGATGTGGTCGGCCCCGGCGCGCCGGGTGTCATCATCGGCGGCAAAATGGCTGCGCGCATGGGTGATAGCCATGCATGCGGCGGGAAAATTGTCAGCGGTTGCCCCACGGTGATCATCGGCGACAAAGTCGGCGGCGCCGGCGCCGCCCCGGTCACAGTCAAGTTGGCGCAACAATTCAGCCAGCAAGTGGATTTGGCCGACTTCATTGGCATGGATCCGGCGACCGGGCGCGCGATTGAAAACCTGCCGTATGAATTCCGCGATAAAAAGGGGAATGTGTTGTTGAGCGGGGTGACGGATCATGTGGGGGATACGGCACGGGTGTTTACAGAATCCGCTATGGATTTGTATTTATATGTAGGCGAAGGGGAATGGTCTTTGTCTATGGATGGTATGCATGAAAGCGGCGAAGATGACAAATGAAGTAAACCCTAATCAAAAACCAGCTAATAATACTATGCAGGAAGTTGGTAAGGTATCTCCCATGGATACAACGAGCCAGGCCCAAGCTACCAAAGCACAAACCATTGATTCGCCAGTAAAAACAAATGGCGAAGCAGGCCTAGTATCGGCGGATAAAACTGAAACACCAAGTACAGCAACAACCCCACAGAAGTTAGCAGAAACTGAAGCTGTGGACAAAGCCATAGAAAAACAGCCCACAGAGGCCGCAAGTTCAGCAACTCAGCGCACCGCTCCAACCGAGGCACCACCAACAACAATTCAGGATGCCTCTATTGCAAATATTGAGGCTGAAAACTGTTCTACTGGCACATTGGATTTGTATATCCGAGATTATCATAATGATCCGGTACCAAATTTGCAAATTAAAATCTTAATGCAAGGGAAAATTATTTATACCGGCTCGGTAGATAGCAATGGGCGCAGGAAAATTGAGAAAATTCCAATGCATTTTCCATTTGAAATCCGCGTCAAAAAAGACAAAGCAGTTGCTGGCTCTGCGCCGGAGGACTCAGACGGTTATCGCTTTGCTGCGATTGGGAAATTGATGCAAGTACAAGCTACTGCCTGTCTGACAAGCCCAAAGACGCGGTTCGAATTTTTTACAGAGATGCATGCAGGCCCTGCTGGAAAAGCTGAAGAGCATAAAAAGGCCGTAATACAAGCGCATAATCAAAAGCCGGATGCACAACCCGACATAAGTAGAAACTCAGACAAAAAGCCTGAAATTAAGGCTGACCGTAATTCACATGGTCAACCAAAAGGGAAAATAATTGATGGTTTGCAAGATTGGTTTGGCCGAAACAGAAACACAACCGGCAATCCTCATGCAGGATTAAAAGATATTGAGAAAGTGAAACAATTAATTGAATTTGCCGACACTCAATCCGGGTGGGAATATAGCACTGGAATTATTTCTGAGACTTATATACAACAAATGATAAAAGGAAGTTTCAAAACACCAGCAGCTAAAGATAAAAGCAAATCGGCACGTCAATGTAATAAGTATGTAAAAATTGCTTTATGGAGAGCAGGTTATGGGATGGAGACTGAGCCTATTGGCAAAGATGCAAAATACGCTCCGGCGCGAACTATGGGACCAGCTTTAATTTCTGCTGGGTTCACTGATGTTACAAAG includes:
- a CDS encoding PAAR domain-containing protein; its protein translation is MGKPAARIGDMHVRPGGGGPIVEGCVTVIIAGMPAARTGDKAVCAPGMDVVGPGAPGVIIGGKMAARMGDSHACGGKIVSGCPTVIIGDKVGGAGAAPVTVKLAQQFSQQVDLADFIGMDPATGRAIENLPYEFRDKKGNVLLSGVTDHVGDTARVFTESAMDLYLYVGEGEWSLSMDGMHESGEDDK
- the tssI gene encoding type VI secretion system tip protein TssI/VgrG; its protein translation is MNNSATEHIISLLNGGGKRLLKLYFPREDGPDAGLLVNRLVADEGVSRDFCYTVTLLSDDSEIELKDVLGRMVCVELQCEGRTQRYFNGYCFEFERTDVQQNLSVYKMVLRPWLAFFKLRRNHHIFHDMTITEQSKEIFLYSGTASHDFMIKQGDPKRTFSCQYGETDYNYLHRRWEEMGWHYWYEHSLNGHRLIISDNSCTSRPLDGKLKLMLHHDGGATKEDRIHSWEPQRQAVAGKVEYASYDFKNPDPQLAAHKSTHEQGDVFKIEVYAYQGLYGFKEREHGAQMTRRHMEQIESAAKNFEGRGECRTMQAGRYFQLGMAYHTPGNEADMEFFITDVFHVVDNNYLNGSGAHATYDNRFRCLRRRIPWRPQQGFNSEAAPDPGMDTATVVGPDGEEIHTDKYGRIKVQFHWDRIGEFNEKSCAWLRVMTPWAQNQFGIIALPRVGSEVVVQFLQGNPDRPLVLGQVYNERHMPPWALPMNRTQSGILTRSSKGGTPANANALRFEDKKGEEEVWLHAEKNQRIEVEHDESHWVGHDRSKKVDHDETVVIKNNRRENVGNDETININHNRTETVGNNESITVEKDRTIEIKQNERITIGKVQITKAGEHMEFVCGAAKIVLQSDGGIYLHGTHIEIQGSQAINADGGMVFINDGKSKAPPKA
- a CDS encoding DUF3289 family protein: MSNFPGLSNSPLSGAGALAPGAQLTPGDISRFGSYLNMRTLAQPLLLAQSQKKPGRNYNDTGLADDLRYGDYSAEQIRALRWNFRLDFIEHLPARTYFASLREMASLFSMGNLQINIQKMIDHFQGSSGCDFSSKELNTAIAGHHRYLKFSQEVLAAIHPVLKKRQGDPNKIVVNEDFQIKSKLVFNDKSDIAGGLTIAINDVWAWRVELTGYGMSGKEYAGTLRISLFDHFGLDVPDVDYSKVYGNLGGFRAWFILQHYVNFAYKPFITKAVFDYPFAGSLA